A genomic stretch from Anaerolinea thermophila UNI-1 includes:
- a CDS encoding TrmH family RNA methyltransferase, giving the protein MNAKKTQNTPQFYVFQCTNPSCGLRFTLSGEEKPLQECPRCRIAVAELRQTFFQKTIPSFSNTSFPVIEVLLDNLRSTWNVGAIFRSADGAGVSRIHLCGITPTPENPQVVKTALGAEKSVDWEYHANGLTLALRAKSDGYHLIALEGGENSLPLHTILPLNDSRPILLVAGNEVTGIDPDIFELCDTVTFLPMFGIKNSLNVAVATGIALYLLRLSQVR; this is encoded by the coding sequence ATGAATGCCAAAAAAACACAAAATACGCCTCAGTTTTACGTTTTTCAGTGTACAAACCCTTCCTGTGGACTGCGATTTACCTTGAGCGGGGAAGAAAAACCACTGCAGGAATGTCCTCGTTGCCGGATCGCAGTAGCAGAATTGCGTCAAACGTTTTTTCAGAAAACCATACCTTCTTTCTCAAATACCTCCTTTCCTGTTATCGAGGTTTTGCTGGATAATCTTCGCTCTACCTGGAATGTTGGGGCAATTTTTCGTTCTGCGGATGGCGCCGGCGTTTCCAGAATTCACCTTTGCGGGATCACCCCGACGCCGGAGAATCCTCAGGTCGTCAAGACTGCCCTGGGGGCAGAAAAGTCTGTAGACTGGGAGTATCACGCAAATGGTCTGACTCTGGCGCTCCGGGCTAAATCTGATGGATACCATCTCATTGCTCTTGAGGGAGGGGAAAACTCACTCCCTCTTCACACGATCCTACCACTCAACGACTCCCGCCCAATTCTTCTTGTCGCGGGAAATGAAGTCACCGGAATTGACCCGGACATTTTCGAACTATGTGACACGGTCACTTTTTTGCCCATGTTTGGCATAAAAAACTCCCTGAATGTGGCTGTTGCCACGGGAATTGCGTTATATCTTTTGCGATTGAGTCAGGTCCGCTAA
- a CDS encoding aldehyde ferredoxin oxidoreductase N-terminal domain-containing protein, whose product MTYPLMLRELVIHLDTGEYEINRIEDPRIIGPVDYGWSKYHSHLHMTGQRDPALFTFGGGPLAGSRIPGTRRLVFCSYSPLWDGFYISSMGGAAYILHRVGVDFVCLKGEAKQDSVLILNHKDGQVTARLESINPDVLWNGYVNPQGEWLTGFYALQQAVFDRYKDEYEGDWVRVFAVGPGARYTNQGIIGSNPVRRGILTPIEDWAGRGGLGSRLLQCHRIAACIFGGDWVDPDLQDSKEIDAYFMTYYQQSMIKTDLGATEKYRYVPDFQTGGTFGVNMLTVEEKLLSFNYRSIYQAPEERLKQHKEFILNHYLKQFNEEIIQPKQFDHCGEPCSVVCKKYTGKYKKDYEPYQALGPLCGVFDQRAAEELNHFVDSLGLDAIQIGSTVSWIMECVAEGLIRPEDFNLPSASELSFHFANDPIKFQIVEDSLKNARYAREIINMLMDKDKGKVFQSGIRAAAYALDERYGYTQPGKRTIDRAVFTSHGRLGCMTINQYWVPGMLSPMPMMGKYFVYYGVEYLSPRELGRKCVHRMVYEFFSENSGVCRFHRKWVEAIVDEIITAHYDLGIDYTKHQFNLCKDIHDHESPSVVFWESERNIDLIWKFLEDWKLRGLNDASLEDWLNRFQQDKYRAARQFWDEIREGIEEAFEAGADSIPEIAPPYKAAKLDIMEQKN is encoded by the coding sequence ATGACTTATCCCTTGATGTTAAGAGAGTTGGTCATCCACCTGGACACTGGCGAGTACGAAATCAATCGGATTGAGGACCCTCGCATCATCGGGCCAGTGGATTATGGATGGTCCAAGTACCACTCTCACTTGCATATGACCGGACAAAGAGATCCAGCGCTTTTCACTTTTGGAGGAGGGCCTCTGGCTGGTTCACGAATCCCTGGCACGCGCCGGCTGGTCTTTTGCTCATATTCGCCTCTATGGGATGGCTTCTACATCAGCAGTATGGGAGGCGCCGCATATATCCTGCACCGGGTGGGTGTGGATTTTGTCTGTCTGAAAGGGGAAGCCAAACAAGACTCTGTTCTGATTCTCAATCATAAAGATGGACAGGTAACCGCGCGTTTGGAATCTATCAACCCGGATGTGCTCTGGAACGGGTATGTCAACCCTCAAGGAGAATGGCTGACAGGATTTTATGCTCTGCAACAAGCCGTATTTGATCGATACAAAGATGAATACGAGGGAGATTGGGTACGGGTTTTTGCCGTAGGTCCTGGAGCGCGATATACCAATCAGGGAATCATTGGGAGTAATCCGGTACGTCGCGGTATCCTTACGCCCATCGAAGACTGGGCAGGCCGGGGTGGTTTGGGCAGTCGCTTGCTCCAGTGCCATCGGATTGCCGCCTGCATTTTTGGCGGTGACTGGGTGGATCCGGACCTGCAAGACTCCAAAGAAATTGATGCGTACTTCATGACGTATTACCAGCAATCCATGATTAAAACAGATCTGGGTGCGACAGAGAAGTACCGCTACGTCCCCGACTTTCAGACTGGCGGCACCTTTGGGGTCAATATGCTCACGGTGGAGGAAAAACTGCTCAGTTTTAATTATCGTTCCATCTATCAAGCCCCGGAAGAGCGATTGAAACAGCATAAAGAGTTCATTCTTAACCATTACCTCAAGCAATTCAATGAGGAAATTATTCAGCCCAAGCAATTTGATCACTGTGGCGAGCCTTGCTCAGTGGTTTGTAAGAAATATACAGGAAAATACAAAAAAGACTACGAACCTTATCAGGCTTTGGGTCCCCTATGCGGAGTATTCGATCAACGAGCAGCGGAGGAATTAAATCATTTTGTCGATTCCCTTGGGTTGGATGCGATTCAAATTGGCAGCACGGTCTCGTGGATCATGGAGTGTGTTGCAGAGGGGCTGATTCGACCAGAAGACTTTAATTTACCCTCTGCGAGTGAATTGAGTTTTCATTTTGCCAATGACCCCATAAAATTCCAAATTGTAGAAGATTCCCTGAAAAACGCCCGTTATGCCCGGGAAATCATTAACATGCTCATGGATAAAGACAAAGGGAAAGTTTTTCAATCGGGAATTCGAGCCGCTGCCTACGCGCTGGATGAGAGATATGGATACACCCAACCCGGAAAACGAACCATTGACCGGGCTGTCTTCACTTCTCATGGTCGACTGGGGTGTATGACTATCAATCAATACTGGGTACCAGGAATGCTCAGCCCGATGCCAATGATGGGCAAATACTTCGTCTATTACGGTGTAGAGTATCTCTCACCCCGGGAATTGGGGAGAAAGTGTGTACACCGCATGGTATACGAATTTTTCTCAGAAAACAGCGGGGTGTGCCGATTCCATCGCAAGTGGGTTGAAGCCATCGTAGATGAGATTATTACAGCTCATTATGATTTAGGTATTGACTACACGAAACATCAGTTTAATCTGTGTAAAGATATCCATGATCATGAAAGTCCATCGGTGGTGTTCTGGGAAAGTGAACGCAACATCGATCTTATCTGGAAATTCCTTGAAGACTGGAAATTACGCGGATTGAACGACGCCAGCCTTGAGGATTGGCTGAATCGATTCCAACAGGACAAATACCGTGCAGCCCGGCAATTCTGGGATGAAATTCGTGAAGGAATAGAAGAAGCATTTGAAGCCGGTGCAGATTCCATTCCAGAGATTGCGCCTCCCTACAAGGCAGCCAAACTGGATATCATGGAGCAAAAGAATTAG